cggggaatacattaagatatgattattatacaagggttaagataagaatgggtatatggtatgaggtgagaatcggatctgatgaacggagcgaagtatgactacttataactaatcaatgttCTTAATAatgacggttacaatatcctactcttattggctatgcttataacctatggcaacacgtcggcagacgtgacagttCGCATGTGCATATCTGTGAGAACACTGGCTCAATCCACCACGTATTCCTCGCTCCACGAACAAAAGCATATCGACGTCGGTGAACAACTCCAATTCAATCTTCGTCATTTTCAACATCACATCCCacgcgaaaccggggagcgtgTAATAATGTGCTGGATCAAGCTTATAATTCTCGAGACAGTcatcgcgaaaattttcgaaaacatctgCCAACAACAATACATCCAATTTTAGATATAAATCACTGTACTCTCCTAGCGTTTGTATAATGAAACGCGACCAAACAGTATTTGCATGAATGTAATCGACGTCAGATATCTCGCTACCATTTAACCGATTGTAAAATGCTTCACGCGGCGGTAAACatgtatcatttaatttatcGTATGATGCCAGATAGTCGTATGGAAACACGCCGTTTCTGGTCAACAGGTTGAAATCATCGTTAGAAAGATGTGTAAATTCGCCTCGTACGAtgcgtaatttatttttgtccAAATACGATGACAGCTTGTCCAAACTCGAGTTCAAGAACTTGAATGAATCGATGAAGCGAAATTTCAAGAACTTCACATACTTTCGTTCTTCACCTGATTGTCTCTCGATGGAAACGTTTTTCGTTAATGAGATATACTTCTCTTTCGTCAATGGTAACACGTCTATCCGTCCCTCAAACgaatttgctaattcttttatgATGAAATGTGCATCGTAGCCTGATAAATTATGGAAAACCACTGGTATCACGTACAAAGATTGATAGCTTAAATTGCATCCGTTATGAGCTGGACCACGATACGCGCCCGTGAAATGACAATGATCACGCACTCGTATATCGTTTTCCTCAAACGTTTTCTCGCAGAGATGACAATGTGTGGCCgtacgaaaatttaatttttctgcttCAGTTAGTGGATTCATTGACACCGTTTTATCAAATATCGGCTGTAATTTCTGACTCAGCTCGTACAACCTGTTTGCAAACCATGCAGCGCATCCCGCTTTCTCACGATACACCTGATACTCGCACAGCGATTCATCGTAGCGACAATGTATATAGTATCCTATACTAAACGCGTGGTGTTGTTGATACTGTACGCGTGCCGCACGGTCTTCTCCTTCCTGTTCCTCAGTCAGCAGCAGACACTCCAAGTCAGCATAGATAATGAACGGTGCCTGTTCTTTGTTTACAAAGTTTTTAAAGTGCAACCACTTATCTTCGCTCGTTGGAAGCGTCAGAGCACAATCATTCATTCGTTCACAGTCGATTGTATGAATGTTTAATCTCTCCGGCGTAGGAAATATTGCAGGTACCTGTGGGAAGAAAACTTTTCTTGcttcaaagaatttttaaaaaacaaaaaacgtGCAACTTACCGATCACAAATATGTTTATGATTTTTGTGTTTGCTAAGCTGTGATGAAACCAATCTTGACAAATTTCGTATACATGCGAAATGGCCGTGCGTCTTTGCAGCATTCTGGATAAACCGCAAATTGACATGTCTTCTCCGTTTCTTCTCAGTCAAATGAAGTGTTACACATTTCTTGCGCACCCATTCGAACACGTTTATGGAAACATCGttttttcgttcaaattttCGAATGTCTTTGAATAGCATGGGTGATTGAAAACCTTCGGTTTGAAGCACTGTTTTGTAGTGTGGATATGATGATAAACGCGATGGATTTGTCTTGGCCGGATAGAGACCCACCACGACCGCCCAAAAAAAGCATGCCTCATCCTTGCTATTCACGTCCACGACCGCTCTTTTCAACTGTATCGTTCGAGGCAAGTAGGTTTCAGTGGTGCAGCCGGCTTGCAATGGCTGGTATTTGCTAAAATTCACAATCAAATGCAGTATCTTCGACAGTgcccacccgctgtctcgcTCTTGAAACTCTACCAACGATGTCAAAATCGTTGGCACAACGTCTCTCTGATACCACTGCCGTAGATTGCTTGTCCGAAACAATGCAACGTTTCGCGTACTGAAACTTTTCACGGAAACCTCGTTGGTATGCTGCATGAATTCCGCCTCCAACGTCACGCTAGCTTTCAGCGATGAATGcgtatttaaaaattctgtaacgCGTCCTGTAACCATTCGTTTCGcatgttgtaaaaattgtttaggaTCGATATGTTCGACGTTGATAACGATGCCGGTCGATATGCGATTTTTAAAGGCCGACTCGACATTTTCCCAACGGAGCGTCGAGGCTCTCGCACCGCCGCGATCATATAAACCTCTACCGGTGTGTGGCGAGGAAATACGTTTATGCAATGAAACGTTCAAAGTTTTCATACGACACATAGTTGATGTTAAACTAGATTTCATGCTCCCCGACAATTCATCCTTTGCACtagatagataattgatgcagcaTTGCAGAGACTCGATGTACGAGCGATGCCATTCGTAATACTCGTCCATAGTTTTCACCAGCATTGACATGCTTGTCAAACacctcaacatttttttccacgtttcaatcatcttgctaccgcacAGTTGTTGacaaaaatattcctttcaactttaatttgctaaatttccagttctcaaaataTAATTGCACTTTGCAATGTAACGTTCGCACCGTTTTTAACTATGAATATCAAATAACTTTTTTTGTCACGGCAAACGTTTGCAATGATCGAACGTTTGcaaagactacaattcacattccatcgtgtcctatttattcattgctacccttaaagataagggtgatgtctagatgacgtaagaaagaagggggtggTACctaatgactcagcagctctgtccttggcctagatgacgtaagaaagaagggggcggtacctaatgaatcagcagctttgcccttgaccaagatgacgtaagaaagaagggggcggtacctgatgactcagcagctttgcccttggcctagattaCGTAATGCTCGTGTAATACCAAAGGATCTTTCAGAGAGAttgtccccctccccgcgaaaaatatgatgcaataaaatatgatgtaatatatgcttgcgcaatagcgctctgcggtaccaccccttaagtgatgactcagcagctctgtccttggcctagatgacgtaagaaagaagggggcggtacctaatgaattaacagctttgcccttgacctagatgacgtaatgcttgtgcaataccaaaggagtatcatctttcatagggattgtccccccctcccccgcgaaaaaatttaagtgatgactcagcagctctgtccttggcctagatgacgtaagaaaggaggggggtattactcagcagctctgcccttgacctagatgacgtaatgcttgtgcaataccaaaggagtatcatgtttcatagggattgtccccccctcccccgcgaaaaaatttaagtgatgactcagtaGCTCTGTCCttgacctagatgacgtaagaaaggagggggcggtacctaatgactcagcagctctgcccttgacctagatgacgtaatgcttgtgcaataccaaaggagtatcaggtttcatacagggtgagtcaccaaacgttaccacctcaaatatctttgttgtttctaaagatacgtaaaatatggtaaggacaaagttgaatggtacaatggggctgacacgatgcaaaaaa
This window of the Lasioglossum baleicum chromosome 20, iyLasBale1, whole genome shotgun sequence genome carries:
- the LOC143218885 gene encoding uncharacterized protein LOC143218885 — protein: MSMLVKTMDEYYEWHRSYIESLQCCINYLSSAKDELSGSMKSSLTSTMCRMKTLNVSLHKRISSPHTGRGLYDRGGARASTLRWENVESAFKNRISTGIVINVEHIDPKQFLQHAKRMVTGRVTEFLNTHSSLKASVTLEAEFMQHTNEVSVKSFSTRNVALFRTSNLRQWYQRDVVPTILTSLVEFQERDSGWALSKILHLIVNFSKYQPLQAGCTTETYLPRTIQLKRAVVDVNSKDEACFFWAVVVGLYPAKTNPSRLSSYPHYKTVLQTEGFQSPMLFKDIRKFERKNDVSINVFEWVRKKCVPAIFPTPERLNIHTIDCERMNDCALTLPTSEDKWLHFKNFVNKEQAPFIIYADLECLLLTEEQEGEDRAARVQYQQHHAFSIGYYIHCRYDESLCEYQVYREKAGCAAWFANRLYELSQKLQPIFDKTVSMNPLTEAEKLNFRTATHCHLCEKTFEENDIRVRDHCHFTGAYRGPAHNGCNLSYQSLYVIPVVFHNLSGYDAHFIIKELANSFEGRIDVLPLTKEKYISLTKNVSIERQSGEERKYVKFLKFRFIDSFKFLNSSLDKLSSYLDKNKLRIVRGEFTHLSNDDFNLLTRNGVFPYDYLASYDKLNDTCLPPREAFYNRLNGSEISDVDYIHANTVWSRFIIQTLGEYSDLYLKLDVLLLADVFENFRDDCLENYKLDPAHYYTLPGFAWDVMLKMTKIELELFTDVDMLLFVERGIRGGLSQCSHRYAHANCHSIHAKFTMLTQIFHFVQVTMQQPARVKEKFQQSPWLHEYIDLNTKLRTNATNDFSKNLHGVERLIARPNFHSYTVFSKDFVAIQMKKLLVKFYKPIYVGMSILDISKFHLYTFHYEDMYPKFQQNCKILYTDTDSLIYEITCDDAYETLQKRDIHRYDTSNYTENNVYGVPIANKKQLGLMKDENGGKIMTEFVGLRSKMYAIRVHDDCETKKIRDYVECLNNHTEKSVSSNCIASVRHQVYSMSEIKLALSPYDDKRYICNNLINTLPWGHYSTRKYRTKEHQSLVFAEVEHELRLFSQSPTEFYDTNGQEFGHSV